The Nitrospiria bacterium nucleotide sequence TTTTGGCCGGTTGGAGGACCGGCAGCTCGAACCGTTCGGCCATCCCTTTGACGGGGGGAGGCGTGAGACGGCCCCCGCGTCCCTTGGGCCGATCGGGCTGGCACACGACGGCCAATATGGCATGGCCCGACTGATGCAACGCGTTCAGGCTGGGCAGCGCAAATTCCGGCGTTCCCATGAAGATCAGTCGCATTGGACAATGGCCCCCTCACCCCGCGCCCGGAAGGCCGAAGCCGGCCGATCGCTTATCCGATTGTGACGGATTTATCTCGCTTCCGCCTTCATGCGCTTCTTCAGGCGTTTGAGGTACATTTGCCGTTTAAGACTGCTCAACCGGTCCACGAACAAGGTCCCGTCGAGATGATCCATCTCGTGCTGAAGCAGGCGGGCCATGAGCCCTTCGCCCTCCACGGTGACCTCCTTCCCGTTCCGATCGACCCCTTTGACGACGACCCGGTTGGCCCGTGTCACCTGGGTCCGATAATCCGAGACGCTCAGACAGCCTTCCTCCCCCGTCTGAGTTCCCGACCTGGAAATAAATTCCGGATTGATCAGAACGCCGCTGTGGCGCGGATGATCCTCCCCTTCCTTCAGGTCGTACACGAACAGCCGAAGCGACCGTCCGATCTGCGGCGCGGCCAGACCCAAACCCGGCGCGGCATACATTGTCTCGAACATGTCGTCGA carries:
- the def gene encoding peptide deformylase, with product MAVLPIHEFPDPVLKAKAQPVTEFDQELQKLIDDMFETMYAAPGLGLAAPQIGRSLRLFVYDLKEGEDHPRHSGVLINPEFISRSGTQTGEEGCLSVSDYRTQVTRANRVVVKGVDRNGKEVTVEGEGLMARLLQHEMDHLDGTLFVDRLSSLKRQMYLKRLKKRMKAEAR